In one window of Burkholderia cepacia ATCC 25416 DNA:
- a CDS encoding GlxA family transcriptional regulator, with translation MTHRVAMLVYPGFQVLDAAGPVSAFEMADYARAPYYAVRIVAAQPGLVRSSSGVTWHAEPLPDAADLDTLLVAGGDGVDAAMADAATCAFVRRCAARGIRVASVCSGSLLLAAAGVLDGRLATTHWGCGERFARAFPQVRLALDRIYVNDGPFWTSAGITAGIDLTLALIGEDRGERLARVVAKRLVVYYRRPGGQSQFSALIELDSAQGRFKPLLDHIRRNLGARLRVSDLAEQACMSPRQFARAFQTETGLTPAKAVEKLRVEAARAALESGAASLQRVANECGFGDTENMRRSFHRWLGVAPSALRS, from the coding sequence ATGACCCATCGCGTCGCCATGCTCGTGTATCCCGGTTTCCAGGTGCTGGATGCCGCCGGGCCCGTTTCCGCGTTCGAGATGGCCGACTACGCGCGCGCACCGTATTACGCGGTTCGCATCGTCGCGGCGCAGCCGGGGTTGGTGCGCAGTTCGTCGGGCGTGACCTGGCACGCCGAGCCTTTGCCGGATGCGGCGGACCTCGATACGTTGCTGGTCGCGGGCGGCGACGGCGTCGATGCCGCGATGGCCGACGCAGCGACGTGCGCGTTCGTGCGGCGCTGCGCGGCGCGCGGCATCCGGGTGGCGAGTGTCTGTTCGGGCAGCCTGCTGCTGGCCGCCGCCGGTGTGCTGGACGGCCGGCTGGCGACCACGCACTGGGGCTGCGGCGAGCGGTTTGCCCGGGCGTTTCCGCAGGTGCGGCTCGCGCTCGACCGCATCTATGTGAACGACGGGCCGTTCTGGACGAGCGCCGGCATCACGGCCGGCATCGACCTGACGCTCGCGTTGATCGGCGAGGATCGCGGCGAGCGGCTGGCGCGCGTCGTCGCGAAACGTCTGGTCGTGTACTACCGGCGCCCCGGCGGACAGTCGCAGTTCTCGGCGCTGATCGAACTGGACAGCGCGCAAGGGCGCTTCAAGCCGTTGCTCGACCACATTCGCCGCAATCTCGGCGCACGCTTGCGCGTGAGCGACCTGGCCGAGCAGGCGTGCATGAGCCCGCGCCAATTCGCGCGGGCGTTCCAGACGGAAACCGGCCTCACGCCGGCCAAGGCCGTCGAGAAACTGCGCGTGGAAGCCGCTCGGGCGGCGCTCGAAAGCGGGGCCGCGTCGCTGCAGCGCGTGGCGAACGAGTGCGGTTTCGGCGATACCGAAAACATGCGGCGCAGCTTTCATCGCTGGCTGGGCGTCGCGCCGTCGGCATTGCGTTCGTAG
- a CDS encoding branched-chain amino acid ABC transporter substrate-binding protein — protein MNRRNWLAWLAVCSIGTVGASAQAADPETVKIGFAGPLTGPVARVGKDLQYGAQLALDEENAKHPTVGGKPVRFVLDVQDDQADPRIAIQVAQKLVDDGVVGVIGHYNSGCSIPASAVYKQANVAMITPGSTNPQLTMQGFKNVFRTMGHDGVGGVVAGRFAVEQLKAKRIGIIDDRTAFGQGLADAFEKGVKDAHGSIVSREYTNDKAVDFRAILTTMKSNNVDLLFFGGLDEQGAMLVKQMRSLGIRAQLFGAGALKSNAFLKIAGTSGEGTQDLEPGPALDKLPSAVAFAQRYKARFNQDVELYAPFSYDAALAMIAAVRKADSLDRGKIVASLPGVSVTGVTGKISFDERGDLIKPPYTLFRVEQGQWHSIRTVGGASN, from the coding sequence ATGAATCGTCGTAACTGGCTGGCTTGGCTGGCCGTCTGCTCGATCGGCACGGTCGGCGCATCCGCGCAGGCCGCGGACCCGGAAACCGTCAAGATCGGCTTCGCCGGCCCGCTGACGGGGCCCGTCGCGCGCGTCGGCAAGGATCTGCAATACGGCGCGCAACTCGCGCTCGACGAAGAAAACGCGAAACATCCGACCGTGGGCGGCAAGCCCGTGCGCTTCGTGCTCGACGTGCAGGACGACCAGGCCGATCCGCGCATCGCGATCCAGGTCGCGCAGAAGCTCGTCGACGACGGCGTGGTCGGCGTGATCGGCCACTACAACTCGGGCTGCAGCATTCCCGCATCGGCCGTCTACAAGCAGGCGAACGTCGCGATGATCACGCCCGGCTCGACCAATCCGCAGCTGACGATGCAAGGCTTCAAGAACGTGTTCCGCACGATGGGGCACGACGGCGTCGGCGGCGTGGTGGCCGGCCGTTTCGCGGTCGAGCAGCTGAAGGCGAAACGGATCGGCATCATCGACGATCGCACCGCGTTCGGCCAGGGTCTCGCCGACGCGTTCGAGAAGGGCGTGAAGGATGCGCACGGCAGCATCGTGTCGCGCGAATACACGAACGACAAGGCCGTCGATTTCCGCGCGATCCTGACGACGATGAAGAGCAACAACGTCGACCTGCTGTTCTTCGGCGGCCTCGACGAACAGGGCGCGATGCTCGTCAAGCAGATGCGCTCGCTCGGCATCCGCGCGCAGCTGTTCGGCGCCGGCGCATTGAAAAGCAATGCATTCCTGAAGATTGCCGGCACCTCGGGCGAAGGCACGCAGGATCTCGAACCGGGGCCGGCGCTCGACAAGCTGCCGTCCGCCGTCGCGTTCGCGCAGCGCTACAAGGCACGCTTCAACCAGGATGTCGAGCTCTATGCGCCGTTCTCGTACGACGCGGCGCTCGCGATGATCGCGGCGGTACGCAAGGCCGATTCGCTCGATCGCGGCAAGATCGTCGCGAGCCTGCCCGGCGTATCGGTCACCGGCGTGACCGGAAAGATCTCGTTCGACGAGCGCGGCGACCTGATCAAGCCGCCGTACACGCTGTTCCGCGTCGAACAGGGTCAGTGGCACAGCATCCGCACGGTCGGCGGCGCGTCGAACTGA
- a CDS encoding PLP-dependent aminotransferase family protein, whose translation MASDKLSGERDGGAPAQAKRPTYVEVSSSIEEEIRSGMYPPGSRLPPQRQLATELGINVSTVSRAYKELQLRGLVIGSKRRGSLVTGGAMPSIEPARASLAAGNGVIDLTVNRPATGEFLASLAQTFGTLPNDPRFAALQEYQPPQGPDWARAAGAQWLAAPGFAPSRDQVVVTSGAQHGLYAVLNSLIGTDGVIVADRLTYYGLKALAPVFQFEIVSAPADDDGLLPDEIERICQRMPVKAIFVVPNLQNPTVTTMSLARRMALVDIARRHHVTIIEDDVYGPLVRDRLPAIAGLCPELTFHIGATSKILAPGLRLGYLSCPRDSVALCAEAVRTTAWMPAPTSMLIATVWIEDGTAERIMDAQLAEIRARVDLARELLPAGQLKSDPACMFVWLRLPQPWRADDFAANAKARGVIVMPSSTFAVDRAEIEHGVRINLACPASRDELVNGLRILAGTLKDRPRALFGSI comes from the coding sequence ATGGCATCAGACAAACTTTCCGGCGAGCGCGACGGCGGCGCGCCGGCGCAGGCGAAGCGGCCGACCTATGTCGAGGTATCGAGCTCGATCGAGGAGGAAATCCGCAGCGGCATGTATCCGCCGGGCAGCCGCCTGCCGCCGCAGCGCCAGCTCGCGACCGAGCTCGGCATCAACGTATCGACCGTGTCCCGGGCGTACAAGGAATTGCAGCTGCGCGGCCTCGTGATCGGCAGCAAACGGCGCGGCTCGCTCGTCACCGGCGGTGCGATGCCGAGCATCGAGCCGGCCCGCGCGTCGCTCGCGGCGGGCAACGGCGTGATCGACCTGACGGTGAACCGCCCGGCCACCGGCGAGTTTCTCGCGAGCCTCGCGCAGACGTTCGGCACGCTGCCGAACGACCCGCGTTTCGCCGCCCTCCAGGAATACCAGCCACCGCAGGGCCCCGACTGGGCGCGTGCCGCCGGCGCGCAGTGGCTCGCCGCGCCGGGCTTCGCGCCGTCGCGCGACCAGGTGGTCGTCACGAGCGGCGCGCAGCACGGGCTGTACGCGGTGCTGAACAGCCTGATCGGCACCGACGGCGTGATCGTGGCCGACCGCCTCACGTATTACGGGCTCAAGGCGCTAGCGCCGGTGTTCCAGTTCGAGATCGTCAGCGCGCCCGCCGACGACGACGGCCTGCTGCCCGACGAGATCGAGCGGATCTGCCAGCGCATGCCGGTCAAGGCGATCTTCGTCGTGCCGAACCTGCAGAACCCGACCGTCACGACGATGAGCCTCGCGCGCCGGATGGCGCTCGTCGACATCGCGCGCCGCCATCACGTGACGATCATCGAGGACGACGTGTACGGCCCGCTCGTGCGCGACCGGCTGCCGGCGATCGCGGGGCTGTGCCCCGAGCTGACGTTTCATATCGGCGCGACGTCGAAGATCCTCGCGCCGGGGCTGCGCCTCGGTTACCTGAGCTGCCCGCGCGACAGCGTCGCACTGTGCGCGGAGGCGGTGCGCACGACCGCATGGATGCCGGCCCCCACGTCGATGCTGATCGCGACCGTGTGGATCGAGGACGGCACCGCCGAGCGGATCATGGACGCGCAACTCGCGGAGATCCGCGCGCGCGTCGATCTCGCGCGGGAGCTGCTGCCGGCCGGGCAGCTGAAATCCGACCCGGCGTGCATGTTCGTGTGGCTGCGCCTGCCGCAGCCGTGGCGCGCCGACGACTTCGCCGCGAACGCGAAGGCGCGCGGCGTGATCGTGATGCCGTCGTCGACGTTCGCGGTCGATCGCGCGGAGATCGAGCACGGCGTGCGCATCAACCTCGCGTGCCCGGCCTCGCGCGACGAACTCGTCAACGGGCTGCGGATTCTCGCCGGCACGTTGAAGGACCGGCCGCGCGCGCTGTTCGGTTCGATCTGA
- a CDS encoding DUF4132 domain-containing protein, whose translation MTDRALVDQLVARLTSRTDHPHFTGAPIDLSTLDAHALGAVWPALRRVEYEIMVRDQAFEDPRADFARWLHRQIDALGLVPLVDADAALELFRDIPAGGWKRALEELPCLDAPPSPALQAELARIAGEPEEGDVRTESSTYGVYTLDRFAGRRDFSARRDAYARALADSPFRVRELDVLPELGLAGLLALAATNNGYFAPRRLWLDLSDPAVTLAEDAAYVAFARDALTEAAQHVAALHAGAVPYEADRAFTTDDAQVVARAARVAAYRDEAWLRPLIGPLLTGVCVAPTAAKTAPSQSLAIALGHAVETIPTPEGVRALRDALAAVRHAGVQKKLARNLKPAERALGERPHTALRMTLDAKPDKKQLAMLATCMEAGFWQSMTLGHAEWRERLVDAPAGAAFAARTIWHARGRDGSTQSFMPEIAKGKVVLRDAAGHAIDIAGDSDIRLWHPLLADADERLAWQRAIVGRTLRQPVRQAFREYYVPADGDASASDSAMFEGHVLSSRQLVGVARREGWSIRAYDDGLVREFGDVRATFFVDARLYPGSESHGTSRRLHFERRHDRHWIPLPIGEIDRVVFSEVARAVDLLVSVAAFALDDDTTRAATAALTVDPVRQREREAQRWQRLNRLSDVPLGTMARHRRHVLSLVFAGPVAQGKMTIDERHVRVGAWSVHCATGRVMRDGEPVDAAIEPPPSPLRAVPWLPYDEALLQRIVDVVAGLLD comes from the coding sequence ATGACTGATCGCGCCCTCGTCGACCAGCTCGTCGCGCGGTTGACCAGCCGCACCGACCATCCGCACTTCACCGGCGCGCCGATCGACCTGTCGACGCTCGACGCGCACGCGCTCGGCGCGGTCTGGCCGGCCCTGCGCCGTGTCGAGTACGAGATCATGGTGCGCGACCAGGCATTCGAGGATCCGCGCGCCGATTTCGCGCGCTGGCTGCACCGGCAGATCGATGCGCTCGGACTCGTGCCGCTCGTCGACGCCGATGCCGCGCTCGAACTGTTCCGCGACATCCCGGCCGGCGGCTGGAAACGCGCGCTGGAGGAATTGCCCTGCCTCGACGCGCCGCCGTCGCCCGCGCTGCAGGCCGAACTCGCGCGCATCGCGGGCGAGCCGGAGGAAGGCGACGTGCGCACCGAGTCCAGCACGTATGGCGTGTATACGCTCGACCGGTTCGCCGGCCGCCGCGACTTCTCGGCGCGACGCGACGCGTATGCGCGGGCGCTGGCGGATTCGCCGTTTCGCGTGCGCGAACTCGACGTGCTGCCCGAACTCGGGCTGGCCGGGCTGCTCGCGCTGGCCGCGACGAACAACGGTTATTTCGCGCCGAGGCGGTTGTGGCTCGACTTGAGCGATCCGGCCGTCACGCTCGCGGAAGACGCCGCGTATGTCGCGTTCGCGCGCGATGCGCTGACGGAAGCCGCGCAACACGTGGCGGCGCTCCATGCGGGCGCCGTCCCGTACGAGGCCGATCGTGCATTCACGACCGACGACGCGCAGGTCGTCGCCCGCGCCGCCCGCGTGGCCGCCTATCGCGACGAAGCGTGGCTGCGCCCGCTGATCGGGCCGCTGCTGACCGGCGTGTGCGTCGCGCCGACGGCCGCGAAGACCGCGCCGTCCCAGTCGCTCGCGATCGCGCTCGGCCACGCGGTCGAGACGATCCCGACCCCCGAGGGCGTGCGCGCGTTGCGCGACGCACTCGCCGCCGTGCGTCACGCCGGCGTGCAGAAGAAGCTGGCACGCAACCTGAAGCCGGCCGAACGCGCGCTCGGCGAGCGGCCGCACACCGCGCTGCGCATGACGCTCGACGCAAAGCCCGACAAGAAGCAGCTCGCGATGCTCGCGACCTGCATGGAAGCCGGCTTCTGGCAGTCGATGACGCTCGGCCACGCCGAATGGCGCGAGCGCCTCGTCGATGCGCCGGCCGGCGCCGCGTTCGCGGCACGCACGATCTGGCACGCGCGCGGCCGCGATGGGTCGACGCAGTCGTTCATGCCCGAGATCGCAAAGGGCAAGGTCGTGCTGCGCGACGCGGCCGGGCACGCGATCGACATCGCCGGCGACAGCGACATCCGGTTATGGCATCCGCTGCTGGCCGATGCGGACGAGCGGCTCGCGTGGCAACGCGCGATCGTCGGCCGCACGCTGCGGCAGCCGGTCAGGCAGGCCTTCCGCGAATACTACGTACCGGCCGACGGCGACGCGTCCGCCAGCGATTCCGCAATGTTCGAAGGCCACGTGCTGTCGAGCCGGCAGCTGGTCGGCGTCGCGCGTCGCGAAGGCTGGTCGATCCGCGCGTACGACGACGGGCTCGTCCGCGAATTCGGCGACGTGCGCGCGACCTTCTTCGTCGATGCGCGGCTCTATCCGGGCTCGGAAAGCCACGGCACGTCGCGCCGGCTGCACTTCGAACGCCGGCACGACCGGCACTGGATACCGCTGCCGATCGGCGAAATCGATCGTGTGGTGTTCTCGGAGGTGGCGCGCGCGGTCGATCTGCTCGTCAGTGTCGCCGCGTTCGCGCTCGACGACGACACAACACGCGCGGCGACGGCCGCGCTCACGGTCGATCCGGTGCGCCAACGCGAGCGCGAAGCACAACGCTGGCAGCGCCTGAACCGGTTGTCGGACGTGCCGCTGGGCACGATGGCGCGGCATCGCCGGCACGTGCTGTCGCTCGTGTTCGCCGGGCCGGTGGCGCAAGGGAAGATGACGATCGATGAACGGCATGTGCGCGTCGGCGCGTGGTCGGTGCATTGCGCGACCGGGCGTGTGATGCGCGACGGCGAACCCGTCGATGCCGCGATCGAGCCGCCGCCGTCGCCGCTGCGCGCGGTGCCGTGGCTGCCTTACGACGAAGCGCTGCTGCAGCGGATCGTCGACGTCGTCGCGGGGTTGCTCGATTGA
- a CDS encoding TfoX/Sxy family protein gives MASSQGTVDFIVEQMAAAGTVSARKMFGEYGIYCDGKMAALVCDDRLFVKPTPEGRAFLGTCEEGSPYPGAKPHLVISGERWDDREWLSALIRITAAQLPVPVKRRR, from the coding sequence ATGGCATCGAGCCAGGGGACAGTCGATTTCATCGTCGAGCAGATGGCGGCGGCCGGCACGGTATCGGCGCGCAAGATGTTCGGCGAGTACGGTATCTATTGCGACGGCAAGATGGCGGCGCTCGTCTGCGACGATCGGCTGTTCGTCAAGCCGACGCCCGAAGGCCGCGCGTTTCTCGGCACGTGCGAGGAAGGTTCGCCGTACCCGGGCGCGAAGCCGCACCTCGTCATCTCGGGCGAGCGCTGGGACGATCGCGAATGGCTGTCGGCGCTGATCCGGATCACCGCCGCGCAGTTGCCGGTGCCGGTGAAGCGGCGTCGATAA
- a CDS encoding NAD(P)/FAD-dependent oxidoreductase, producing MANVAIVGAGFIGLGAAAWLQRDGHRVTLFDPAGIGQGASFGNAATFAPYGCVPVNGPSVFRDMPHFLFAANSPLRIRWPYLLHGAPWLARFLLASTPARHARSATALAALLSRAADGYAPLLAPSRLAAFVRPRECLYLYARQASFDAAQPSLALRRRLGVPFETLDASAIRRLEPALAPIFTRGVLFVGSWHFSDPCGFLGALFAHLATGGAALERARVERIEPAGDSVNVHAGGAVRTFDLVVIAAGARSRALAAACGDTVPLDTERGYHVQFGAHEPIVSRPVGWAERGFYMTPLDEGLRAAGTVELGGFDAPMNPSLVALLTRSAREAVPSLGAPTRSWLGFRPTLPDGVPVIGRARRSARVIHAFGHQHLGVTLAGITGQIVADLVAQRAPPLDLAPYRAARF from the coding sequence ATGGCGAATGTCGCCATCGTGGGTGCAGGCTTCATCGGGCTCGGCGCGGCGGCATGGCTGCAGCGCGACGGGCATCGCGTGACGCTGTTCGACCCGGCCGGCATCGGCCAGGGCGCGTCGTTCGGCAATGCCGCGACGTTCGCGCCGTACGGCTGCGTGCCGGTGAACGGCCCGTCGGTGTTCCGCGACATGCCGCACTTCCTGTTCGCCGCCAACAGCCCGCTGCGCATCCGCTGGCCGTACCTGCTGCACGGCGCGCCGTGGCTCGCGCGGTTCCTGCTCGCATCGACGCCCGCGCGCCACGCACGCAGCGCGACCGCGCTGGCCGCGCTGCTGTCGCGCGCCGCCGACGGTTATGCGCCGCTGCTTGCACCGTCGCGGCTCGCGGCATTCGTGCGGCCGCGCGAATGCCTGTACCTGTATGCGCGGCAGGCGTCGTTCGACGCCGCGCAGCCGTCGCTCGCGCTGCGGCGCCGGCTCGGCGTGCCGTTCGAAACGCTCGACGCGAGCGCGATCCGCCGGCTCGAGCCCGCACTCGCGCCGATCTTCACGCGCGGCGTGCTGTTCGTCGGAAGCTGGCACTTCTCCGATCCATGCGGATTCCTCGGCGCCCTGTTCGCGCACCTCGCCACCGGCGGCGCCGCGCTCGAACGCGCGCGTGTCGAACGGATCGAGCCCGCCGGCGACAGCGTGAACGTGCATGCGGGCGGCGCCGTGCGCACGTTCGATCTCGTCGTCATTGCCGCCGGCGCCCGCTCGCGCGCACTCGCGGCCGCGTGCGGCGACACAGTGCCGCTCGATACCGAGCGCGGCTATCACGTGCAGTTCGGCGCGCACGAGCCGATCGTCTCGCGGCCGGTCGGCTGGGCCGAGCGCGGCTTCTACATGACGCCGCTCGACGAAGGGCTGCGCGCGGCCGGCACCGTCGAACTCGGCGGCTTCGACGCGCCGATGAATCCGTCGCTCGTCGCGCTGCTCACGCGTTCCGCGCGCGAAGCCGTGCCGTCGCTCGGCGCACCGACGCGCAGCTGGCTCGGCTTCCGGCCGACGCTGCCGGACGGCGTGCCCGTGATCGGCCGCGCGCGGCGCAGCGCGCGCGTGATCCATGCATTCGGCCATCAGCATCTCGGCGTGACGCTCGCCGGCATCACCGGGCAAATCGTCGCCGACCTCGTCGCCCAGCGCGCACCGCCGCTGGACCTCGCACCGTACCGGGCCGCGCGATTCTGA